Genomic DNA from Scylla paramamosain isolate STU-SP2022 chromosome 25, ASM3559412v1, whole genome shotgun sequence:
CATCTGTTGAACACGCAGAACACTCTGGGAGGCCAAGTGTCAGGGTAGATCCAGGTGTTTTGGTATCATTATACAAGTGCACCCATctcatggcaaaaaaaaaaaaaaaaaaaaaaaaaaaaaaaaaattgttctctGAAGAACTTGTAACGCATGTAACACAATGGTGTGTATCTTTGTTGTGGCAAATTCTTCATTCCTGAGATATTAATTTTTGTCAAGTTTAttgttaaggtaggttagggttaggttaggtttagttaggtttggataggttaggtttagttaggtttagttaagctcctttttttttatgttgtatgAGGATGAAACTGCATTTTCTGGTAGATTTGGTGTTGGATGTATCTCTGTTGGATGTATCTCTTGTTTTCATTGTAAATCATtggtttacatgtgtgtgtggtggatataaaagaaaattttttttatttttggcagAAACAGTTACTGGATTCATTCAAAGCACATAAAAGTCTACCCGAAAAATGTAGTTTTGTCCAAAAGTGTTAGACATGTGCACTTGCATAAATTTACTGGTGTTTTTTATGTAGTGTAGAAGACTTATGAGGGCCTGAGAGCTGTTTGCTTTTCAATAAAATCTTATAAAGAGTTTTTCAGTATGCTCTGCAGGGACATAAGGCAATGTCAGGACTTTCCTGAGATATTTATGCAAAAACATCACTTGTGTAAGCTACTTGCAggcctatttttttaatttcccgCCACACTGCCTGCCTCCTGCGACAGTGTCACAAGGCTTGAAAAGAAATGAGCTGAATGTGACAGTTCACATATGTGCATTAAACTTGCTTTAAGTACAGTAAAGTTGTAGTTGATGGTCTGGGTTGGTATTGGAAATTAGTCTGAGTTGGTTCACCAAGCAGGATGAGTCTGTAATAGTGAGTGGTCCGAGTTGGCAGTGGACCAAGTTGGACATTCACCTCCTGAGAGCAAACAGTTAAGGACATTTTCAAACTTTACATAACCACATACAAGCATCCTGGTATGTGGCTTGTACAGGATGCTGGCTGGCATGGTAGTAATATTTTTGCGGCTTCAGGGTTGGCAGGTGAGAGCAGTGTGTGGAAGCAGTGGTGGAGCTGCACACTGATGTTGCAGAGGCTGGGCAGAGGCTTGGTGAGGTGAGCACAGGCACTGCATTTCATTGAGTGAGAAACCAAACACTATCACTGATGAGTTGTAGTCTGTGACCtttcagtttattaatttttgaaGTTGTTTTGGtggaatagaaaaatagaagagcCTGCTGCATCACATTCACATAGTATTGGAATTTGTTTCTGggttcatgtgtgtgtatgtgtgtgtgtgtgtgtgtgtgtgtgtgtgtgtgtgtgtgtgtgtgtgtgtgtgtgtgtgtgtgtgtgtgtgtgtgtgttttttcacctacggtcatctgctggtcacccagccagccattcccctatggaaagagctcagagctcatagtgaccaatctttgggtaggactgagaccactgacacactacacactgggacagcgaggtcacaaccccttgggttacatcctgtacctacttgctgttaggtgaacaggggctacacattaagaggcttgcccatttgcctTGCCTCGCCTAGGATTCGAATCCGGgtcttcttggttgtgagccgagcgtgctaaccactacactacgcggtgtgtgtgtgtgtgtgtgtgtgtgtgtgtgtgtgtgtgtgtgtttaatgtggGACTACAAAATCTAGTTTATAATGTTTAAGTAACTTGAAATCTTATAGGCTTATTGTACTTAATTATAGATTATGCTGTACCTTACCTTGGTCACTAAActatctttctgtgtgtgtgtgtgtgtgtgtgtgtgtgtgtgtgtgtgtgtgtgtgtgtgtgtgtgtgtgtgtgtgtgtgctgcatgtTATTAACATCAACACTCACAGatgcattcttttttcctctgtgCCAGGCTGAGAGAGCACCCACAGctgagaggagtgaggaggatggCCACagagacacaggcagggagtggtggtggtggtgtggtggacaCAGGCACTactggagggggagagggggagggggaggtgggctTTGTGGTggacacacagccttacactgCCGTGACGGAGGGAGAAGCTGAGGTGctcttccctgcctcccatGATGTGTTCTATAACCCTGTGCAGGAATTCAATAGAGATCTCAGGTTAGTtgcttgtgctctctctctctctctctctctctctctctctctctctctctctctctctctctctctctctctctctctctctctctctctctctctctctctctctctctctctctctctctctctctctctctctctctctctctctctctctctctctctctctctctctctctctctctctctcaaataagaACCAAAGGAAAGCTAAAGGCCAAGGATACGAAttgaatgtttttatttatatatgtttaAGTAGGAATTCTGGATAATGTTGAAGTAACATTAGGGTTTCCATTTGAGGgctaaattagattaggttaagttaggttaggtttagattagtTCAGTTCAACACTTATCTTCTGATTTGGTAAGGTCTTGCCTTATCATTAACCATTCTGAGATCTTATTATACTGGTTAGAAATTgctaaatctattcttttaatttctttatttctttctcatcactgtATATTAAGATTTTGTTACTTCTAATGGTGTGAGGTGTtgcatattgcagtgaaagttAGTCATTGCTTATCCCTTCATGGTGTAGATCATGATTTAAAACAGTATTATATATTTGCCCAGAAATAGCCATTGTCTTGAAATTAATTTATTCCTATGAAACCCCAAGATCCTCCTGTTTACCCTTTCCTTTACTCCCCAGTGTGGCTGTCCTGCGAGTGTTTGCAGTGGAACACAAGAAGGCAGagcgagagaggagggagaaggcagAGGCGAAGGAGAGACGGAGGCAGGAGTACTTGGAGAAACTTTCCAGCGGCCAAGACAACAAGGGAGCAACGAAGGTAGCTGAGAATGGCACTGTTGAGGGTGATGAGGCTGCTGACGACCTGAGCAATGAAGTGGAAAAGAACGGCAACCTGAACGAAGAGGAGGGAGCTGCAGTtcaggaaatagagaaagagaccATGGAGGAGGACATAGACAAAGATAGAGCCAATGATGagagtggggaggaagaggacaagaacgTAATCATAAGAGACGCCAGTGGGAGGGATACGGAGGCAACCAAGGAACCCAAAATTGACCTTCCGCCACCTGGGACAAAGGACGAGGAGGGCATACGTATCCTGGAAGGTCTGGCTGCGTCGGGCCTTCGCTCCATCCGCTATGCTCGTGAGGTGGGCGgagtgagggaggtggtggCCAATGACATCTCCAAACAGGCGCTGGAGTGCATGAAGAGGAACATTGAGCATAATGGCGTGGCTAACCTTGTCAGGCCCAGCCACAATGATgccaggtgagtgtgtgaggcCCCAGGAGTGTGTTACAGGGACTACTGCACAGGGGTTCATCAGGTACTTTGAGGGGTTCAGTTCAATTATTGTTCAAGGCATGGAAAGCTTCAGGTGTGTGTTACAGGGACCACTGGACAGGGATTCATCAGTTAGTTTTTGAGGGGTTAATTTCAGTTGGTGTTCAAAGTATGGGAGGCCTCAGGTGTTTATTGGAATTAGTATTGCTTAAGGACAAGTTTATTACTTTTTGTAGGGCTTCAGGTCAGTTATTGTTCAAGGTATGGGAGCCTCAGGTGTGTATTATAAGTACTATTACACATGTATTAGTCTATAATATTTTTTGAAGGTTTTGTTTCAATTACTATTCAAGGCATGAGAAGTTTGAGGTGTGTAGTACAAGTGTTATTGGAGAAGGATTAATCTGTTGGTTTTTGAGGGTTTCATTTCAAGGTATGGGAAGCCTCATGTGTGTAACAAGTAGTATTGCATGTGTATTGATCTGTGATTGAGGGCTTCATGTCAATCACTGTTCAGGGTTTCAGAATGAAGGTTGCTCCAGGTTATGGCAGGATTAAAGAGAAGTGTGGTGGTTTGAAAGATTGAAAATGCTAAGGTATGATCAGCTGCTATTTCTCATCAAGTTCAAGTCATCTATAGCAGAAAATTCATTCATATCTATGCTGCTGTATCCTTGAGCTATTTCACACCCTAACACTCGTCTGTTACATATATGCTGTGTCTTTCATTCTATTCCCCCTACATCCTTCagcattttctcctttattcatcttcctgtgctgttcctctcccatctcttctccctcaAGCCTCCACAGCACATATGAGACAGAAATGCACTTAGAAATAtgcactcacaaacacacactacataaacaaacacattcaCATAAACACATTCCTTCCCAtgacatgaactctttcaaggggaaggtttcaagacacttatcctccaattgtGGATGACCCTTTTGACCTTCCTTTTGGGACTTTCACTCTCATTGGGCTTTTTATTTCACTCTTTtcattgcccttggccagtgcccctcttgcattaaagaaagaaagaaaacatcatccTTCCCACAGCATGGTGATGTACGAGAACCGAGCACCAGACAAGAGGTTCCACGCCATTGATCTCGACCCATATGGCTCCCCACACATCTTCCTAGATGGGGCAGTGCAGAGCGTGGCCGAGGGGGGCATCCTGCTGGTGACCTGCACGGACATGGCGGTACTGTGTGGCAACTCCCCCGAGACCTGCTATGCCAAGTATGGGGCGCTGTCCCTGAAGAGCAAAGCCTGCCATGAGATGGTGAGTTGCCTGTGTGTGGAGGTGGCATGTGAGTGGAGGATGCAGTTGGGGAGTATTTGAAATCTGGTGTCGAGAATAGCACTATATGTTTGTCAAAGATTACTTAATGTACTGCTGTATTGTGGGAGTGTTTGAAATCTAGCATCAAGAATAAGACTATGCCAAAGATCAACATGGTATAATAGGTGTATTGTAGGGGTATTTGAAAACAGGCATTGAGAATAAAGCTGTGTGCCAAAGATCAGTAGACTCTGTAGTTGTATTGTGGAAGTATTTCAAGCCAAGCACCAAGATTAGAACTGTATGCAAACAATCAACATACTGTAATGCTGTATTGtatatactcacacacacacacacacacacacacacacacacacacacacacacacacacacacacacacacacacacacacacacacacacacacacacacacacacacacacacacacacacacacacacacacacacacacacacacacacacacacacacacacacacacacacacacacacacacacacacacacacacacacacacacacacacagaaacttgACACTCCtgcaaaaatacaaataagtgaagaaatagataaacgcACCATTCCTTtcaccatccctctcccttgtACATTCCCCATATTCTCATATAGCTCCcaacatcccttcccttccttcatcttcctcctttccctgcaCATCCCACAACCCACAGCTTCCCCAAGTTTTTACTCACTAGGCTCAGCACTGTGGCACTTGTAGTCTCAAAAACTCACACAGTAGTCACCACATggcccttacctaacctaacctaacctatggcAGGCCCTGAGGATAGTGCTGCAGTCCCTGGAGTCCCACGCTAACCGGTACAGCCGCTATATTGTGCCACTGTTGTCCCTTAGTGCCGACTTCTacgtgagggtggtggtgagggtgttcACCAGCAAGGCCAAGGTGCAGGAGACATTTACTAAGGTAAGGAGGTGTTCACTGTTCCCTCTGCTGTGTTGTCTAAGGTTTTCTCTtgtgtttcctgtgtgtgttaaGGTGTGGGTGGTTTGTGAGTGTTCTTTTCACTAGTGTTTGAAGTGATGGGTATGATCTTGTCCTTTGTTTTGTCTGGTGAATGTGGAATTGACACTTACAAGTAAAAATAAGGAATATTATCTCAGGAAATAGCGAAATTGCATTATTGGGGAGAAGACTCATAATCTATGGTTTATTCTGATTCATGAATGGTTTGGAAGTAACATAACTTatcataaacaaaaattttctatgtgttacttttccttcctgctggtgtGTGTCTTACCCTTAAAATGATCAGTGTTGCTGGTGTGTGCCTTACCCATATGGTCACCTGTGTTGCTGGTGTGTGCCTTACCCTTATGGCCACCTGTGTTGCTGGTGCGTGCTGGCTTACCCTCATAATTACCTGTGTTATGTTGGTGGCCAGGTGTCGTGGGTGTACCAGTGTGTGGGCTGTGAGACCGTCACCCTGCAGCCACTTGGACGCATCCTCATCAACAAGAAGAGCATCAAGCGCCAGGTGTCCCATGGGCCGCCTGTGGCTGAGTCTTGCTCCCACTGTGGCCACCGCCATGTGGTGGGTGGCCCCATCTGGTCTGCCCCCATCCATGACCGGGAGTTCCTGAGCAACTTGAAGGAGTCCCTGGTGGAAGAGGACTTCAGCACCTACCGCCGCATGCTGGGGGTGATCagcatgatggaggaggagctcCCCGATGTACCATTGTACTACGTGCTGGACCGCCTCGCCCGGGTGGCCAGCATCAATCTGTGCAAGATGGTACAGTTCCGGTCTGCCTTGCTCAATGCAGGGTACAGGGTGTCCCTCTCACATGCTGACCCTGCCTCCCTCAAGACAGATGCCCCGCCCAGAGTGGTGTGGGATGTGGTGCGTGCCTGGGAGAGGCAGCAGCCTGCCAGGAAGGCCCCTCTACCCGCTGACCACCCAGCCCGGGTCATCCTGCAGCAGGACATAGGCACGGAGGTGAACTTTGACCTGCATCCCAGCGCCAACCCTGAGTCACGCAAGAAGGAGCTGCTCAGGTTCCAGGTCAAGCCGGAGAAGTTCTGGGGGCCCAAGTCCCGCGCCAAGACCAGCCTGCTGCAGGGCACactggaggagaagaggacgcGCAACCAGggcaagaagaggaggcagcTGCCACCCCAGCCGTCACCTGTCACTAAGCATCCCAGGGAGCAGTCACCCCCTGGCACACCTCAGCAGGACCAGCAGGCAGCATAGCAGTGCAAGGTAGGCTGTGATGTGTCTTGTCTGTTATGTAGGTCCCCTTCGTAGTGAACAGTTCTGCTCTGCACATTCTGCTTGTTCTTACATTTGTACAAGTTTGGGAAAGGACAATGATTTTAAGCATAATATATACAATTGTTATTTATGTGTATAAAAAGGAGCTTTAAGATGTCTTATGGAAACTCACCCAAAgaaatatgtttatttttatggacATGGTTTTGTATTGGTCTCTTATTTGGCCTCTAAGTGGTGAGTGTTGTTCCTGAAGCAAGGGTAAAGGAAACACACAGTCACATAAGGCAAAGGTAAAGGTAACACACAGACGTGGCTGTGTTGCATACTTccacgagggagggaggccgTTGCTGTGGTGTGCAGCGTCTCCTTGCTGGCTGGTGCAGACCGATGCTGTTGTGCTCTCAAGTGTTGATCTGTTTACAGGAAAAATCTTGGGGATAAAAACTGTTGACATTTCAAGTGGTAAATATTTCATGCACATGTTTACAAAATGCAACCAAGACGTGTTTGATTGGACGAGCTTGACAAAAACTTTGCTATTTCACCACCAATGCTTTGAGAGGCAGATTCTGTACCTCTGTGTCAGTGATGGTCACCTGGTTGTGGCTTGGGATTGATCTCAGGTGtgtgagataaagagaaaaaaaatagagaaattgaGGAAGTGAACATAGAAAGGATGAGTTAAGTTAGGAAGGTAGTACTAGCAAAGAGTGAACATTGACACAAGTTTCAGAGTGCACTGTTGACACTGAGATGCTCAGTGTAAGGCtacttgaaaagaaaaagaagtgtgtgtatactgttgttattttttacaGCATACTGTACAAAAATCATGTCATGCCTCCAGAATTATATataatacaaaaggaaaaacaaacattattttattaatagTTTAAGATGTCCTtgcatcaagacaatgatagtGAATAGTTCAGTCATGAAGGGCATCACAGGTCATGATGCTTCCCTGGTGGTGAAGCAGACACACATGCCTGTCTGCCTCAGTCACCATCCTCCTGCACCACTTGCAGGAGACGTGAAGTGCAGGTGACAGAGAAAGGCTGAGTGAAGCTTGTGTAGGTTTATTCTGCTCTGCACTGACTCaggaggtgatggtgtggtgcTGAGTGTTAGAGGAAaaggtggtggcagcagtgagTGTCTGGGAGCTGGGGTGGCgatagtggaggtgtggtgtaTCATTATGTAGCTGATTCATTACTGCTGCATTAGGGGGAGGTGCTCTTGTTACTGCATCAGGGTGAGGTGCTGTCAGGTATTGCTGCTGCATCAGGGTGAGGAgctgctttcatttcattactGCAAGGTGTGGTGACTGCTGCAGTGTGACGACTTGCTTTCAAGGCTGCATAAGGATGAGTTGCTGGCATTACATATGGTGAAGTGCTGTTAATACTACATCAGGGTTAGGTGCTGTCATTGCTGCTTTGTGATGATGTGCTTCTGTTGCTGCATTGGGCGAAGTGCTGTTCTTGCTGATGTTAATCGTCTACATAAGCACCATTTTCTGAAACCTGCAGTAAGGAGACAGTCAAGCCTTTGCAAAGTGAACAAATTGGATCAGTTGCCTagactttttttcactttgtggAAGAAAGTTATCTGAATGCCATGTACACTGAGGACTGCTGAACCCTACACCTCTTGCTCAGCCAAATCTTGTAATAGTATAACtgatttgtgtgtgggtgtgtgtgtgtgtgtgtgtgtgtgtgtgtgtgtgtgtgtgtgtgtgtgtagggatgcTTACTGTGAGGGGCAGCCTTTCTTGGTGCACGCCGGGTGTGTGGCATTGCCTCCACATCTACAGTTGTTGCATTCGTACAGGAATAACGATTCACCTTTGCAATTAGGATACTTCTTCTTCCCTGCAACACAACCACTGCTTTACTGCTGCCGCTGTGGCTGCTGCTCTTGCAACTCCTGCTATATTATTCAATTACTATTAttctgtgtgtatttttaaagttgtccagtaataatagtatcaataatgacagcagtagtagtgcaCGCCGTACCTGTCACACAGTCAGGCTTCAGGACACACTGATACTTTCCTCTGTAGCAGCTACACTGGTGACAGTTGTCCATCCAGAAGCTGCCTGGTGCACCCTTACACcatcctgcaacacacacacacacacacacacacacacaagattatCAGTGACACATCATCACATCACCAACAAGTATTATGATGATGCTTCCTGTGACTGAAAATTACTATCATCATGATGGCTGATATGCATTAGACCCagtatgtcacacacacacacacacacacacacacacacacacacacacacacacacacacacacacacacacacacacacacacacacacacacacacacacacacacacacacacacacacacacacacacacacacacatgtgcacacGCGCGCCTCACCAAGCCTCTTCCCTTGGCCACACTGCCGCCTGGTGCAGATTACCATGGTGTTGAAACATGTACAGGTGTTGCAGCCGTTGCTCCCCGTCTGGCCCTCTGTACACCAAGCATGGACTGTGgcagaaaggaacaaaaaaaggttGGGAATATTTTGTATGTTAATGGTGTTGACTGATTCTGTAGTGAAAGTCATTATTTTAGGACACAGTCAAGACTTACAAGATCCAGGTGGTTTGTGGCCATTTAGGATGTGTGCTGCTCTTCACAACTACCAATAAATATTAAAACAAGAGTCTTTTGAAGAATGCATGGAAGCCTTCAGGTAATGCAGAACAGCCCACCCACCTGTGTGTCACACTCTCACATTTTTGTTTCAGGCTGCAGGTCACTCTTGCCTTGTACACAATTGTTAGTGAGCCAGATTTTGCCCTGTATGCCAAACACACAGTGTGCCTCCTCACAGTGGCAGTGAGCTGTCAGCCAACCAGAGGGAACCTTACCATGCATGAAgctcaccaccagcaccaccaccactgccagtgCCACCACCTGGGTCTTCATCATGCCTGGCAGAGTGTAGAACTATGTGTCACACAGGAGCTGCAGGACACCTAGTACAGCTGTGCACTGCCTGCTGCAATATATCCACCACTTCATGTGGTTGCCACTCCTCACCTGGAGAttctttattcttgtgtgtatgtgagtgtgtgtgtatgtgttgctcTTGATGTGCGGTGTGTTGTGTCTGGTGCACTGTTTTCAGCTGGAGTAGTGGGCAGCTTTTGTTATAAGAAGGGATGATGAGCATGAGGGCCATTTCATCAgggcacatacacacacacacacacacacacacacacacacacacacacacacacacacacacacacacacacacacacacacacacacacacacacacacacacacacacacatggctctCCTGCACAACAGTGTGCAGGTCAGGCTGGGGAAGCTCTGGGGCCGCAAGGCAAAGGCCAGGGCCAGCCTTCTGCAGGGGACACTGCAGGAGAAGAGGACACAATCAGGACAAGGGAAGGCAACCACTACCTGCCATCAAACACCCCCACGGGAACAACCCCACCAGCAGCTCCCTATGCAGCATCAGGGGTGTCAGAAGTGAAGGTCATTCTTGTTTTAAGGAGCAGTGCTGATGTCACTGTTCTCAGTTGTTGATGTATTCAGAAAACACTTCTTGTGGGTAAACATTCCCAATGTGAAGTAACAAGAATATTGAGTGGCAAACGTCGCTTGCACGTGTTGACGAAACGGAACCACAGCACTTTAATTGGATAGGTTGGATAAaacaccattttatttttttcacaaagtTTTGCAAAGGATAAGAAGCAGCAGCTTGGCCTTAAAACAACCAGCAGTAGCTGTTAGGAGCACTTGACAGTGTAGTGATAAGGGTGACCAGTCACACCTGAGGGTCCTTGCTGTAATCCCTGGGTGGCTTAAGAGGTGTGGGTGGTCTCATGCATTTGCCTGTGTCACCCAGCTATCCACAGGCACTGGGTGTAAGTCAGCTGTTGTGTCCTGCATCCTGGAGAGGTGTGTTGCCTGTGCATGCATGTCCTCTAACACAGCTTTCCTGAGTGGTGCCAGTGTGggggacataagaacataagaacataagaaataagggaagctgcaagaagcgaccaggcttacacgtggcagtccctgtatgaaacacacctacctatttccatctgctatccccatccataaacttgtctaatcttctcttaaagctctctagtgtcctagcactaactacatgattactgagtccgttccactcatctaccactctatttgagaaccaattttttcctatctccttcctaaacctaaatttttcaagcttgaacctgttatttcttgttctaccctggttgctgatcctaagaattttgcttacatctcccttgttataacccttataccacttaaagacttctatcaggtcccctcttaattaacctacgtctctctaaagaatgtaaatttaacagcttcaacctcgcctcgtaaggaatactcctcatcccctgtatccttttagtcattctcctctgtactgattctaatagacctatatctttcctgtaatgtggggaccagaactgcaccgcgtagtccagatgaggtctgaccagcgccaagtataactttaatattaacTGTATTCAGGAAtgtcttgctctctcaccacaactcttttcaaaggccacagagaggaTCAGCtggattctcaagagtatttttcctgttaatattaTGGAaactttgttaatctgtcactacaaccataaaacacccttaaaaatttgtgtaatttcaactagagccttttgaaagtagtgaggGTGTAGCACAGTGCTTCAGAGCATCGCCTTTGCAAAGAGACAGGCAAACAGTGTATATgaaccacctttttttttttttttattaaatgagGTTGGAAATAACCATGAACTAAACCTCCTCGCTACCCAgattaaaagattaaaaagacaaCTCTTAGCAGTTATGAATTAAAATATGCATGCAGAGCACATACTACAGTACAGGAACATgctgataggagagagagagagagagagagagagagagagagagagagagagagagagagagagagagagagagagatgccactTAGGGAGAGTACAATGGCTAGTTTCAGCATTGTTCTCCCTGTCCCTCTGTGCATGCATCACTCTTCCAGCACTGTCCTGACAAGTTTCCTCAtgttttcctcgtattttcctcaCCCAAGCCTGCCCACCATGCCAGAGTTTCTACCATAAATCCTATAATTCATTCTTCAAGTTAGTGCATAGTTTCCcccaaaagtaaagaaaacgaagccaAACCATGTAATAAAAGGACAAAGACTAGTTTCCTTCATAGTGAGTGTAGCAGGTGAGGATACAAGGCAAAGTCTGTCAAACTGGAGGGCGTGGGGAGTCAGTGCCAGTGTCGCCGGTGCCTTGACATCATACATCTTGGAGTTGCTGGTTCTTCTAAGATATCATGTGTGCAAAATACAGTAGAATGTCAATTTAAGCCGAATCATTTTAATCCTTTTAGTGCTAAATTTTCCCTTCCATAATCCCTTAACATTTTTCAGTCATATTTTTGTACTAGGGTGTATTAATTAGTTTTGTagcatagaaaataaaaattgaacctcttattctttctgtttctcatatGACCATGTAAATTATACTTAGAATGTTACATAAAAGGCGACCATAGCAGCGAAAGTGTTAAAATTACTGACTTAAAACGAATGATTTTGAATCTAAGCAAATTGAAATTGGCATGCATTGTTTCCCTGCCACAAGAACCTTTTCATTAAAACAATACTACAAATTAGTGCAAAAATTAAAGCAAACTCTTTCAGACCCTGACTCGCGTTAAATCACCATTCTTCTTTACAATATTATGAGTGAAACAGTAGATACTAAGATATAGTCTGTCATTGTGGTTGCTTCATCTCTTGGTAAAGGTCTTGATGTCTTGACAACTTTTCTTGAGTCATGCATTAAACACTTAAGACCTCCACACCTTCCACTGTAATACAATGACGGATGTTGTGACCTCTGGCAGTTCTTATTGAGAGTGCTAAGTGTTTCAGTCTTGTGGAATGCTAGTGAATTATCAACAAGGGCGCCAGTCAAGAAACAATGCTCATAGAATTATTGAAATATACCAGTGTCGCATGCACCAAGTTAGCAATGAGATGCGTGTGTGTCTGGCGTACTTGtgcagttactttttttttttttttttttcc
This window encodes:
- the LOC135113130 gene encoding tRNA (guanine(26)-N(2))-dimethyltransferase-like isoform X2 produces the protein MATETQAGSGGGGVVDTGTTGGGEGEGEVGFVVDTQPYTAVTEGEAEVLFPASHDVFYNPVQEFNRDLSVAVLRVFAVEHKKAERERREKAEAKERRRQEYLEKLSSGQDNKGATKVAENGTVEGDEAADDLSNEVEKNGNLNEEEGAAVQEIEKETMEEDIDKDRANDESGEEEDKNVIIRDASGRDTEATKEPKIDLPPPGTKDEEGIRILEGLAASGLRSIRYAREVGGVREVVANDISKQALECMKRNIEHNGVANLVRPSHNDASMVMYENRAPDKRFHAIDLDPYGSPHIFLDGAVQSVAEGGILLVTCTDMAVLCGNSPETCYAKYGALSLKSKACHEMALRIVLQSLESHANRYSRYIVPLLSLSADFYVRVVVRVFTSKAKVQETFTKVSWVYQCVGCETVTLQPLGRILINKKSIKRQVSHGPPVAESCSHCGHRHVVGGPIWSAPIHDREFLSNLKESLVEEDFSTYRRMLGVISMMEEELPDVPLYYVLDRLARVASINLCKMVQFRSALLNAGYRVSLSHADPASLKTDAPPRVVWDVVRAWERQQPARKAPLPADHPARVILQQDIGTEVNFDLHPSANPESRKKELLRFQVKPEKFWGPKSRAKTSLLQGTLEEKRTRNQGKKRRQLPPQPSPVTKHPREQSPPGTPQQDQQAA
- the LOC135113134 gene encoding serine protease inhibitor I/II-like, producing MMKTQVVALAVVVVLVVSFMHVHAWCTEGQTGSNGCNTCTCFNTMVICTRRQCGQGKRLGWCKGAPGSFWMDNCHQCSCYRGKYQCVLKPDCVTGKKKYPNCKGESLFLYECNNCRCGGNATHPACTKKGCPSQFQKMVLM
- the LOC135113130 gene encoding tRNA (guanine(26)-N(2))-dimethyltransferase-like isoform X1, whose translation is MLQRLGRGLVRLREHPQLRGVRRMATETQAGSGGGGVVDTGTTGGGEGEGEVGFVVDTQPYTAVTEGEAEVLFPASHDVFYNPVQEFNRDLSVAVLRVFAVEHKKAERERREKAEAKERRRQEYLEKLSSGQDNKGATKVAENGTVEGDEAADDLSNEVEKNGNLNEEEGAAVQEIEKETMEEDIDKDRANDESGEEEDKNVIIRDASGRDTEATKEPKIDLPPPGTKDEEGIRILEGLAASGLRSIRYAREVGGVREVVANDISKQALECMKRNIEHNGVANLVRPSHNDASMVMYENRAPDKRFHAIDLDPYGSPHIFLDGAVQSVAEGGILLVTCTDMAVLCGNSPETCYAKYGALSLKSKACHEMALRIVLQSLESHANRYSRYIVPLLSLSADFYVRVVVRVFTSKAKVQETFTKVSWVYQCVGCETVTLQPLGRILINKKSIKRQVSHGPPVAESCSHCGHRHVVGGPIWSAPIHDREFLSNLKESLVEEDFSTYRRMLGVISMMEEELPDVPLYYVLDRLARVASINLCKMVQFRSALLNAGYRVSLSHADPASLKTDAPPRVVWDVVRAWERQQPARKAPLPADHPARVILQQDIGTEVNFDLHPSANPESRKKELLRFQVKPEKFWGPKSRAKTSLLQGTLEEKRTRNQGKKRRQLPPQPSPVTKHPREQSPPGTPQQDQQAA